Below is a window of Lagenorhynchus albirostris chromosome 18, mLagAlb1.1, whole genome shotgun sequence DNA.
ATCCCCAGCAGATAAAATTAGCCATCAAGTACTAGTGGTCTGATCTACATTTTGTAAACATTATTAGTCAGAAAATTCAGGGTCAATACTGCTCAAAGGTAAGATTCATTTAGCTTAATCACTCTTGAATATTAAGCCTAAGAAGAATAAAACAGTTAAATGCAAAGTAAATATCCTGCTAGAAAAGATGCAAATTTCTTAAACACACTCACAGATGAGTCCTTGAAAGTGATGGAGTGTCAGTATACAAATTCAGCatattatattgaaaatattgaaaataatttatcaaattcCCAAATAAAGTAAATCCAGATCTTTTGCATGTAAAGCACATCAAAACAATTGcaaataaaaacagttaaaattttctcttaaagaagattttatgtatctttttaagCAGTCATTACAGAACAATGGCTAAACTGAATGAGTTTTATCACAAACCTGAAACTGTGGAATTGTCATTTCGAAGGACTTGTTCTTTACTTGGCCTGAATGATCTGCCACTTTGAGCATCACTGCAACGTAAGGATACTTAAGTGATCTGCAGCTGTCTGAGCTCACAGCCATACCCAGCTTCCACTGAAAATCTATTAGCTGTAATGAAACAGTACACAATACACCAGTTATAATATTGCCCTGAATGAagatatttattcaattttacTGCTCTCATATTCAAGTTTTAATTTCAAGGCCagtcagaataaaagaaaatatcttcattttaatatTGTTAGGGGGATATAATAATCAAATGAACACAGAGAGAGGCAATAAGAGATATAAACAGGGTTGGAAAACAACACTGTCATaattacaaaagggaaaaaacaaaagtctCCACCTGATGTGTTATGGAGGTAGATGTGGCAGTactagttttcttttcattttgctccTGTACTTAAGGGGACTCCAAACGTTTTGGACCATCTCTTATCTCATTTTCCTGTTCCACATATGCCTTGCCCCATTCCACAACCCAAAAGTCCTAAAATGGAAGATGAGTTATATACCATCTTCATATTTGATTGAGGCATACATGGGAACCATACCAGTTTCTTTACTCACCACAGTCCTTGACATGAAACCTTACACTATTGGGGAAGGTGGTTTTAGATTTCATCACTGTTGATGATGGATACCTGCCACGTGATGTGCTATGCAGTTTACATGTATTTAATGCCTCACTGAATCATCATAACATTATAggctattatttccattttgcaggtgaCAAAACTGAATTTCAGAGAGCTTACATAATATGCACAAAGTCACGCATTTCTGGACTCATAACTGAAACCAAAGTCTGTTTGACTCCAATGATTACATGCTTATTGACTACTGGTTGCCTCAATACCTTCTAGCTAATTCTTTTCAATGATTGTTCAGTGCTGCCATGGCATAAAACAGGACTGGATAAATGCAGCCCTTAATACTGAGTTTAAAACATAAGACAATAAATGGAGGAATTTTGTGTCTTGTTCCCAAAGCTTCGAAAGATATGTAGTACCTAGCAGGCACTCACAAAAAATACCTGTCTATTGACTGATACCTTTTGCTACCAAATGAATGCTTACTGGGCAAATAGCtttacatattaataaaaaaatttttataaaaggtgGGATTAGTGTAAGGACCAAAATTTCCTCCTGTCTTCATACTGGCATTAGACGAACCAGCTACAGCATGAAGGCCAGGCTGGTCCCCACAAAAGGTTAACATCTTTGATAAGTAAAAAGACTGTACAGGTACTTCTTAAATTAAAGTTTCCCatacaaaaatagagaaaggatAGTAGGTTAATAAGAAAAGAACTACAAACAGCTAATAAGCATATGGAAAggaaacagggaaatgcaaatttaaaacacaaagagataccactacacacctaccaaaatggcaaaattttaagtCTGATGATTCTAAAACTGGCAAGAAAGGATGTATCACAGTGCTGTTGATGGAAGTCTAAATTGGGTCAATCTTTCGGAAAATTGGCTTTACTTAAACTGCAGTTACGCATATCCAGTGATCCGGTGATTCAATTATTAGGGATATAACCTAGAAAAACAGtatacttggggcttccctggtggcacagtagttaagaatctacctgccaatacaggggacaggggttcgagccctggtccgggaggatcccacatgccacagagcaactaagcccgtgcgccattaactactgagcctgtgctctagagcctgcatgccacaactactgaagcccgtgcacctagagcccatgctctgaaacaagagaagccactgcattgagaagcccgcgcaccacaatgaagagtagcccctgttgcagcaactagagaaagcctatgtgcactaacgaagaccgaacacagtcaaaataaataaatttattttaaaaagttaaaaaaaaaaaaaagaatccacctgccagtgcaggggacacgggttcgagccttgatcggggaagatcccacatgtcgcggagcaactaagcctgtgcgccacaactactgagcccatgtgccacaactactaaagcccaccggcctagagcctgtgctccgcaacaacaaaagccactgcaatgagaagcccacccaccgcaacgaagagtagcccctgctcgccgcaactaaaggaaGCCTGTGCGTAGCAATGAACACCCAAagctgccaaaataaataaataaatatttaaaaaaaggaaaaacaggatgCTTATGTGAGAATGTTCCTAGCAGCTATATTCAAAATAGCCCTAACCTATAAACAACCCAGATGTTCATcagtaataaaatggacaaatgaaatgctgtacagcaatgaaaatgaacttcAGCTACACTTAACAccaaaaatcctgaaagaaacaAGTCAAAAAGTTATGTGATTCCATGCACTTAAACTTGAGAAACAGGAAATATAATACTGTTTAGTGATGCatacacagatggcaaaactataaaaagaagcaagaatatgACTATCACAAAAGGATAATTATTACCTCTAGGGAGGAGGGCGGGAGAGATATGATTGGGAAGGGGCATGTGGTGGGCTTCTGGGGTACTGGTAATGTTCGATTTCTTGAGTTTTGATTGTAGTGACACAGATGTTCACCTTTAAATTACCCATTTTTTGGGTAACTATTTGAGGGGATGGAGGTTAACTAGAtgtactgtggtaatcattttgcagtatatatatgtcaagtcATTATGCAGAGCTGtatttcaattatatctcaataaaactggaaaaagtaaaattattcatTAAACAGTCCAAATGTTCTGCATGTTTTGGTATAGATGTTATCTTGCACATatagcagggagaggggaggatatGTTAGTGAGCTCCACATTTCTGGTTGAAAGGAAAAATTTATTTAGGGTAGGTGATCGAAGGAAAGCTTCAGAGGAGACAGAGCTCAGTTTTGAAGAATAACAGAACTgaaattgagaggaaaaaatttgttttatttatatattccataAATACACACCTAGCAAagaataagtgcttaataaatattaagctGAACCAACTAGAGATAAAAGTAGTTCATATCTGGCTGAGGGATAGAGCACACTGTCTCAAAGTGAAAGGCTCTTATAAGGAAGTATGGAAAATAAGGCTGACAAGAGATCAAGAATCAAGAGGCCAGTAATTTTTTGCAAATTGTACAAGTTTTCAGAATACTCtcatttacagttgacccttaaacgatgtgggtttgaactgcagggatccacttatacacagatacttttcaatagtaaatactacagtactacacggtctgcagttggttgaatccacatgTATGCAGAGGAACCTAGGATATGTGACAAGTAGGATGAAGCTGATCCTGTGAAGAATGGATCACTAGGTCTTGATGATCATCTACAGTTAAGGGAGGTATCAAAGACAACTATAAAATTTTGAGCCCAGATGACTGGGAGAATATATCATATATGAATCaggactttttatattttaagcccAAAAGTATTATCAAGAAGTGATAattaacctatatgagaaaagaatctaaaaaagaatgaatatatgtataactgaatcactttgccgtacacctgaaactaacacaacattgtaacttaactatactccaataaaattttttaaaaagtgataaggAATATCTAAATAGGAATGTTCAATAAGTGGATAAAAATTCAAGAACAGAATTCATGGGAGTTCATGATTAGAGATAGTTTTATATCAGTTCAATGGTGATATTCAAGAAAGTAACTTAAcactttttaaacatatttgcCCCATACAACTCCTTGATGCAAGAAGTTCCATTTTTACTGCCCATAGTAAAATGGGAGATAAAACATTGCTTATTTGACtctaaaagtatgaaataaaactCTGGATTATCCAGAACATTTTAAGCAGAAAAGCAATTAAGGAACACAATGTTGGAATTCACTGACCATTACAATGGTGAAACTGGCAGGTGGGGAAATTGGGAGAGCTGCCATTTACTGTGCAAAGCTGGTATTCATGAGTACAAGAGCTGGGATTAGGGTTATGGGATGAGAATTTCCCAAATTCTGAACTGAACATTTAAATGCAAATTATCAATAAAAGCAAACCTTCTAATAAGTGTGATTGAGCCTTAAATAGGATTTAACTACAgaggagattttaaaaagaataaaaaaagaaaaaacaaaaaaattagaacagGGCGAACATCACTATGGAGAATATTAAGAATGAAGTAAGAATGAAGTAGCCTCAAAATTCTTGCAGAATTAAgcaaatgatttaaaaagaaaaatgtacaaagaaaaaaagctagTAGTAAAAAAATATAGGAATAACCAGAAGTAAAatgaatacaaagaagaaaaataatcagaaagcAAATATAGATTAAGAGGTAAACAAAGAAATTAGCTCTAGTCTGTCACACTAAAAATAGTTGATATGGTGGCTGAAGTTACTGTTAACATAAAAACATCACTATAAAAACCgcgtacaggggcttccctggtggcgcagtggttgagagtccgcctgccgatgcagggaacacgggttcgtgccccggtccgggaagatcccacatgccacggagcggctgggcccgtgagccatggcggccgctaagcctgcgcgtccggagcctgtgctacacagcgggagaggccaccgcagtgagaggcccgcgtaccgcagaaaaaaaaaaaaaaactgtctacaaagaaaaaaatttttaagaccatttcagtttaaatttaatttttatttttcaaaacataacaggagaaaattttaaaaataatcgtGTAAAACTCCATCATCTTAAAAACTATGTTCATATTCCTGTGTCCCCGTTTCTAGTCTTTGTATGCAATTTTTATAGCTACAGTCACAAAATACACACTTTTAtgttctctccttttttaaatgaaagttttcAAATGGAAAGAATGTTAAGCATTCTGCACACATTAATCTCTCCGAAAGTACTACAAGGAAAAGACTGATTAAACTCATCCAAGGATACAACACTAATAGAGCTGGTATTCAAACCCAAATTTGTCTGATTCCATATTCCATGCCTTTTTCATTATACCTAGCTGCAACATGACTACCATTCAGAATTAAACCAAGTCCTAATAGGTCAAGAAAGTAGACAGGTCTGGGATAGGGCAAGAGTGTTTGGCATCTCCTAAATGCTAGGCCTGAACTGTCCAgtatagtagccactagccaactgtgactatttaaattaatttaaaatgaataaaagattcagttcctcagttggaCTAGCCACGTACAAAGTGCTCAAGAGCCATGTGTGGCTAGTGCTGCCATACTGGATAGCGCCaacagagaacatttccatcattgtagaaagttctattggacagtgctgtgCTAAACTCTGTGCTTCGTACTTTGTATCTGCAGATATTGATTATGGCATGAGTTATTAGCAAATTTCTACTTGAAAATTCATATTAGCTCTAGCCTAAGTGGACAACTTTTGCTAAGTCATTAGCCTTTCTCATCTTGCTTAACGGCACCTTCATCCATGCTttgattttcttcatagcacttaacgGTTTCTAAAATTATGTTAACTTATTCATCCCGTGTCCCCAAGGAAATGGCATTATGAATCCAGTTACTACTGAATCTATTACAACATTATCTGATAGAAAgtgaatattcaaataaatatctgttgaacggTTTAGAAGTTCTGGGGTATGTGGTAACTGGTCTCCAAAGATAGTCTCCAGCAATTAATTCCACCCGGCTCTGTAAGTACACGTCACTCTTCACATCAAGAAGTGGAGCTTATTTTCTCTCTGCACGAATCTGAGCTGTGCCTGTGATTGTTTTGACAagtagaatatggcagaagaggTGTTCTGGAATCTTTGAGCCTAGGCCTTAGGAGAACTGGAAGTGTGTCCTTCCTTCTTCATGGAATGCTGGCTCTTGGGACTCtccttggaacccagccaccatgaTGTGAGCACCCACATGAAGGAGAACCGAGTCACGCCAATGATCAGCTCTAGCTCAGCTCACAGCCCAAGTCATGACTAGCATGTGAGTGAGCCCTCTTCACTTCCACCCAGCTAAGGCTCCTAGATGACTGAAGGCTCCTAGATGACTGAAGCCCCAGCTGACATGATAAGGAGTAGAAACCACCACCCAGCTAAGCCCAGTTAACCCAAGACTCATGAGAGACAATTAAACaactgttttaagtcactaagtttagGGTGGTTTGTTATGTGGTGACAGATAACTAAAACAGAGCAAACACAACTAGCTGAAAATAGCTTTGTTAATAAACTTATTACGATATATGATTTATCAAAAATGAATTCTCAAAACTATACAATCTGAACTATATTGGTTTATAGAAACTGTAGCAAAtataaataatcaaaacaatgtttCATATTTGGTTAGTGTTAATACCACCAGTAAAAATAATCCAGAGAACGAAAGCGTTTCCCATTAAACACAATCGCTACTAGTAAGTTCACAGTACTACTGTCAGGCAACACAAAACAAGTATCAGCTTTCCTCAAAATGGTTTTtaatcctcatttcttttctgatGACCCCCATTTTCTAAGTGACTCAGGTTTGAAACTTCAGTcaactttgatttttctctctcccttacaCAAAACACTTATGAATCGCTAGGTACTCAAGATTTTATTTCAGCCAATGCCACCGACATTTATTCCCTTCTTCCCAATCTCACTGTTACAGAGCCTTTTAAAAGGCTTGCCTTCAATTTTACTGCAGCCTCCTAATCAGTTTCTTGCCTAGAGTCTTCCTCAGTTCCAATCCACAGGATGGACTCTAAACACTACTTATAAACTTACCAAATCTAATATCACAGGTCAAAAACTTGTAATGTCTACTGCCTCAGGAACTAGTTAACCCTTCCCCTAGCACTTAAGTCATCTCACAGCATAGTCCCAAACAGCTTTCCCACTCGTGCTCAAGCTGGACCGCatcctctctttatttttatttttatttttttgcggtacgcgggcctctcactgttgtggcctctcccgttgcagagcacaggctccggatgcgcaggctcagcggccatggctcacgggcccagccgctccgcggcatgtgggatcttcccggaccggggcacgaatccgtgtcccctgcatcggcaggcggactctcaaccactgcgccaccagggaagccccgcatccTCTCTTTAAATTATCTTTCAGTCTTCAAACCTTTGCTCATGCTGCTCATTCCTCTTGGAATACAACTCTCAAACacctatttaaaattcaaaactccTCTCAAATTCTACTTGCTCTGTAAAGTCTTTCCTGGTTTACTCAACTTTTCTATGAATGGTCACGTCACTTCTTACACCCCAGCACTTAGAACATTCTGACTTGAACAGTAGTCACCTGTGGatctgtctccctcccccaccatctacTAGACCGTAAACTCCCTGAGGGGAGTTCATACATCCTTACATGACTTGTAGCACCCAACAGGACacacagaagaacaaaaacagcCATACGTTTATGAACTATTACACAAACTGTACAAAAACTTAAGTCACTGTCTCATATTCGGAAGAGGGAAAAGGGCACTAGATATTGTGCGTCAATATACATATCTCTGTTGATTTATACCATAAAACTGGCAAgcaggaaaacaataaaatgtggCAACAGGAACAATCATTCATCTATGATAAGGAGTTCTAACTAGACATCTATAAAAAAGAACCATGAATTACTTCAAAACAGTGATTATCAGCATCAGAATGTGAAGTAATGAATAACCTTAGACCTTCTGGTGCTGGACAAGGTAGCACGACAGTTTGTTAAATTTAACAAGTTCAGACTCTGAAGTtagacagacctgagtttgaatctcagctctgctaccTTCTAcccatgtgactttgggcaagttactatgTCTCTATGCCCCAATATTCAGTTAAATATTTACGAAACAATActgtgttctaggcactgggactataaaaaataaaacaaagggttCCTGACCTCAGGAACTTACGTTCTAgtagggaagacagacaataagcaaatatatatacagtGTCGTTGTACTAAGtgttataaaaagaatttttttaaatgcaggtaAGGGGACAGAGTGACCAGGAAGGCTATTTAGATACAGCCTGGGGGAGACCTCTGTGAGGAGGTAGGTTTTGAATAGAAAGACACCTGAGTAAAGTGAAGGAAAAGGCCACAAGAATAACTGGAGAAACAAGCATTCTGGACAGAGGGAGAAGCATGCCTGGCCTGCGCAGGGAACAGCAATGAGGCCCACATGGCTGGAGTGGcgtgagctaggaagagagctAAGAGACAAAGAAACACTTTTTGAAGGGCCTTTAGGTCAAGGAAAATACTTAAGACATTTTTCTAGTGAGACAGTACTCTCTTAAATGGCTTCGAGCAGGGAAAAGACCTGGTCTAACTTAGACCCAAAAGTCTCCTCCAGATTGATGAACAGGGCATTAAGttcaagaaggaaaacaaaaagactcaATTGGGAGACCATTACGGTATCTACACGAGAGGGTGGTGCTTGGGACTCAGGTGGCAGCAAGGCGAGGTaaatttagagaatatttttaaaggtagagAAAACAGTATTCTGATGGATTGTATGCGGGGTCTGCACTCTCACGGGAGGTGTGGTCCCAGTTAGCCTCGCTGATTCTTATATTggtgagaaatatttaaagaaagaaagaaggtattaTAGCTCAAGGAATTTAAACTAGTGTTAGCCCTAAAAATTAGCTATATCTGGtacatttaaaaagcatatacTACAAACAGAAATGACTTACTGCTAGGTCAAGGCTTTTCTCCCCTACAAGACTGCTGAATACACATAATCATTTTGTCTagcaatataatatttaaaaaacacatcatGAACTATGAATAAAAAGGTTCAATTTAAGagttcctggaggtaaaactcacaaaagtgtgaGGTCCCCCTAATGACTGGGGTGTAGGTGGGTGCCTGGGATTTTAACTCGGCCTTGTCCACGCTGAGCCTCCAGTAATTCATCAATTATGGTTTAGGTTTTCCTACCCCTAGCACTGGTTTTCACGGAGGTTTCTGTTCTGGTTAAGTTGTGCTTCTCTGTGTTCACCTGTCTCTCCAATTTGGGAGACAggagtttgccctgtgacctcacttttCTGACTTATCCAAGAAGAACTGTTCATTTTTCAGTCTATtcagcttttcatttattttaaggcACAGGTTGGGCTTTATAAGAAGGCGGCAGGAGGGTCAGAATCAGAGAAGGCTGGCAGAAAGAGaagtgatgacagaagcagaagcTGTAAGGatgtgctttgaagatggaagtagATGCCATTGCTAAGGAacacaggcagcctctagaagctgaaatagacaaggaagcagattctcccTTAAAACCTccaaaaggaacacagccctgctggcaccttggcTTTAGTCCCACAAGACTAATTTTGGACTCCTGATCTCCAGCACTataagaataaatttgtgttgttttaaacacaCCTCCCCCTACACACACCCCCAAAAGGTTCAACTTTTAAAACCCTATAATCTAGTATAATTCAGTTTCAGGATACCTTACGCAAACATATGACTTCATGTAAGTATAATAAATGGATAAGATGATTTCTGAGACATTGAATCAAAGTTATTGAGCAGTAACTCAGAGCAAAGCCAGATAGGGGGTTGACTGCTATCTGAGTTTCCCCCTATCTCCCAGGAATcctcaaaaacaacagaaagatcAGCTGGAGACAGATGTCACAGAGCAGTCAAAGGACATCTCTCAGCCCCCGTGTTCTCATTATTTATCTCAGCCCTTTCTTATACTTTGTGGTCCTGGGTAACTCCTGTATTTCAAATACTCTAGTTTTAGTACTCTTCTTCTGGGAAGTGTTATAAGCTATTTGCCTAAAAACAGTTTATTAGCTGAAACAGGACGGGAACACTCAGAACAAAGAGACAGTCCTAAGACATACTTAAAAAATCCAATTGTTATTCCAAgcataaaaaaaaacagacactgAAAAGTTAAAGAGGTAAACTCTCCCTCTTCCACAAACTGCTTTTTAAAGACTTAAGAAAATGTTTGCGCAGCTATCTTTGGAAATTTTGATAATTTCTTCTCTATATATATTACATCCCCAAATACTATGTACCTAGTATCAAATCAACGGCGCTTAATCAAGGAAGAACAATATTTGGTCTGTACTCTTCGGGCTGGAGTGGGTGGGGAAGATTAAATTACAATGGCAGTGGCTACTACCTCAGAAGCCAAGTGGAAGGAGCAATGCAGGGTGGCGGGAGGAAAGGCACGGGCTCACGGACATGGGCCTTGGTTTGGGGTTGAGCTGGGAAGGCTCACGGTGGCATCGTCCCGCGGCTGCCAGAGGCGGGCGGAGGACCAGGTGCAGCCGCCCGCCACTTGTCCAGCCGAGGCCGGCGGAGGCCGCGAGGGATGGCCACTCACTCACCTGGTTGGTGACCTGAAATGGAAGCAGAAAACACAATTTAGGGAACGATCTTTCTTGCTCCGGAGCCCACTGCCCCGGCTCCTTCCAGGCCAGGTCTTACCTTGGCCTTAGCATCCAGCTGTGGCTCGCTACACCCCTCCATAGCAGCGCCCCAGAACCCCACCACCCACTCAGGTGGAAGCTCCCGGGGCCACCACCCCTTCCGCTTCCTCTTCCCGCCCCTCGCGGCCCGTCGCACGCAGCGGACGTGGGGGGAAGAGGGCAGAAACATCTTTGTATACCTCATCCTTAATCTCAATTAGACATCAGTTTTATGCAGCCGATCAGTAACAACGGATACACTGTAGGGGAAAAGGTCCGAAAACTGGCAGATACCTTGTGAAGGGAAGGATAGATTATCTTTTAGGTGCCGTCGCCCCCTACTTATGCCATGGACGTGGACTCTTCCTGCCTGCAGCGCCAGGCGCCCTTTGAGCGAGCGCAGACTTGTAGCTGCGCAGACTTGTTAGAAATTGGTGCTAACCGAGTTTGAAAGCTGTGGGACAATCGCTCCCCCTTCCCCACAGATGTTTGTTCTGCGAGGGAGATGCCAATGGGACCTTTAGTTTTATGATTAACTTCTGTCACTCGGATTCATTTCACTGGCCTAGcttggaggtggggtgggcatGCTTTTTGTTACGCTCCTTCGTGGAGGATAACACGAAGTGCTGGGAGCTTTATGGTCACATAGGCCTGAATCTAAAACCCTCTACCACTCAGCTGTACGCCTTGAGTAAAGGTAGACTTTCCGGAGATCGGCTTTCTAATCCGTAAAACTCAGGCTGTAGATACTTGTCTCACAAGGCTTTATGAAAGGTTCTGTGACATCCCATATGTAAAGCACATAGCAAAGTTCCTGAACATAgcgagtactcaataaataccagCTCCTATTATCGTCATGATAGTCAATCCTCAAAAGAAGCCTATAAGTTATCTAGATCacacattatctccattttaaagtcgAGAAAATGGAAATTCAGGAATGTTAAGCAATATCAGCTAACTAATAGATAAAACTTCAAACTCCGGTTTTAATTTACGGTCTGCAATCTAATTTCAGAGAACTCCAGAGGGGTTTAGCGCTCCCAGTGTACCTGCTGAAATCCTTTTCCAGCTGCCTTGTGCTAATTGAATGTTCTATTTATACTCCAGGCTACTGAAAAATATGgatgattgtgtg
It encodes the following:
- the COMMD6 gene encoding COMM domain-containing protein 6 translates to MAVSSDSCRSLKYPYVAVMLKVADHSGQVKNKSFEMTIPQFQNFYRQFKEIAAVIETV